One genomic region from Acyrthosiphon pisum isolate AL4f unplaced genomic scaffold, pea_aphid_22Mar2018_4r6ur Scaffold_7736;HRSCAF=8317, whole genome shotgun sequence encodes:
- the LOC100571694 gene encoding ring canal kelch homolog, whose protein sequence is MEHVRLPIIASRPDILLNIANEPLLKDNLKCNRYVIEAYHFNLQKAVQYFTIPQTIRCKPRQFGDSHKVILMFNRSDTSPKCYTEWYDPVTKLREKAPGINDCRWDAGLCVVRDQFVFAVGGVNSLCSQSVTMLDVSSQSPSWVPMADMVVKRGRLGIGVLDDCIYTVGGGDIKNPLNSDEVFDVSIQKWRLVASMSTKRLDLGVGVLNNRLYAVNIYIISLFIICNQGLKLVTGL, encoded by the exons ATGGAACACGTGCGTTTGCCCATAATAGCATCTAGgccagatatattattaaatatagcaaACGAACCTCTTCTAAAAGATAAtcttaaat gtAACAGATATGTAATTGAAGCATACCATTTCAATCTACAAAAAGCAGTACAATATTTCACCATTCCACAAACAATTCGTTGTAAGCCCAGGCAGTTTGGTGACTCACATAAA gttattttaatgttcaacCGGTCTGATACATCACCAAAGTGTTATACAGAATGGTATGACCCAGTAACCAAACTACGTGAGAAAGCACCAGGGATAAATGATTGTCGTTGGGATGCTGGTCTTTGTGTTGTTAGAGATCAATTTGTGTTTGCTGTGGGAGGTGTGAATAGTTTATGTTCACAATCTGTTACTATGCTTGATGTATCTTCACAATCGCCCTCTTGGGTTCCAATGGCTGACATGGTAGTAAAACGAGGACGATTAGGAATTGGTGTATTGGATGATTGTATATATACA GTTGGTGGAGGAGATATCAAAAATCCATTAAATAGTGATGAGGTTTTTGATGTCAGTATTCAAAAATGGAGATTGGTAGCTAGTATGTCTACTAAAAGATTGGATTTGGGTGTTGGTGTACTCAATAATCGTTTATATGcggtgaatatttatattatttctttatttataatttgtaatcaggGCTTAAAACTGGTAACTGGTTTGTAa